In Paenibacillus stellifer, the DNA window ACGGCGAACCAGCCCGGCGATACGGTCATCCGGTGCTTCAGCAGAATCAGCGTAGTATCGACCCGTACGACGCGCCGCTCGCCAAGGCTCCAGCCTTTGGCCTGCTTGATCTGCGAAGCCGAGCGGTGACTGGCGGCGAATAGTTTGTAGCCGGCGGTAAGGAAGACAACAAGCCAAACCCACCAATACACGAAGACCAGTGAGAACAGGTCCCTGAGCGCAAACATCGGCAGCAGAAGCAGCACGCCTGCCGCAATCAGCGCCAGGCTGCGGCGGCGAAGACGGGTTCTCAGCATCTGTACTTCCTCCGAATCCGCTGCATCCTTCGGAAAGCCGATGCCTAGGACGATTACGCCGCCAGATACTTGCGTTCTGACGCCATAGATTAGCTGAGTGACCACAAGGATAAACAGGGCAATCAATATGAACAGAACGACCAGGCTCACTTTGACAATCCCCTTTCTATTCCGTCAGCGTCTGAGGGCCAGCAGCAAGAGCCGCGAATATTCCGCTGCACAGGCTTTGGAACTCCTGACGGCCGATCCCCTTCAGCGCAGCTTCACTGATAACCAGGGTCAGCTCGCGTTCCAGCTTCTCCTTGTACACCGCGTCGCCTCCATCCGGCCTTGTGACAGCCGCGCCATGCCTGCGGTCGATGGACAGAAAGCCTTCATTCTTCAGGATGGCATAGGCCTTATTGACGGTCATCACATTCACGCCGAGCTCCTGTGCCAGCTGCCTGATGGTCGGAAGTCTCTCTCCATCCTGCAGCTCTCCTTTACCAATCGCAACGACTATGGCATTTCTCAGCTGGACATAGATCGGGGTATCGCTCTTGAAATCCAGGGTAAGGATCATGGGGTTCCCTCCGGAGGTTCAGTATTATTTGTATTACAATATATAATACAAATAATTCTTAATTCCCGCAACTCGTCGCAAGCCTTTTTTTTGGCTTCAGACAGCAAAATCCCGGCCTTGTTGGACCGGGACATGAATAGGAGCTCCACTGCGCTCATGGTTATGGAATATACAGGACCTGGCCCTCTTCCACTGTCTGGCCGGGCAGCCGGTTGTACAGCACAAGTTCTCTGGCGCTCAGCTGATACTTCTCGGCGATGGAATCGAGCGTCTCCTCCCGCTGGACGATGCATAGCCGCACCTTCCGGAAGGCCTCCGACTCCTGGCCCCGCACAAAGCGGCTCTTCCATTCGCGTTCATCCGATTTCTCATCATCGGCAGCCGGAACGCGGGCCGCCGTCTTCTCTTCCGGCGTCTCCTCCGCCTCACCCTGATTGCGTCCGGATGAGAGCAGAGAGGAGAAGGTCAACGGCTCGCTTTCCTTGTCCAAGCCCTCTTTTTTGCTGCCCAGAGCAATCTTCAGGTTCGGTTTCTCCTCCGACAGCACAGGCTGCTCCGGCGGGATTATGGCTGTATGTACAGCCGATTCTTCTTCCGGATCGACTGTCGGGACAGAAGTCTCATCCTCAATAAAGGCCAAGGTTTCCTTGTTATCCGCTTCTTCAGCAGACTCGTCAGCCGCGCTCTCCGTCTTATCCGCATCCTTTAAGCGTTCCCATTCGCTGTCTGCAGCCGTTTGGCCCAGGCGTTTCACACTCTCCGCAGCTGGATATCCGGGTGTTCCGGATAGCTTCGCCACTTCCTGCGCAACTTCATTTACAGAGAAGCTCTCTGCTTCGCCTGTCCCCTCGTTCCAATCACCGCTCAACGTCAAAACTGTTTCACCCTGATCATTATCCGGAATCGCGCTTATTCCAGGGAACGAATGATCCTCCTGATCTTCCTCTTCTGTTGCGCCTTCGCCGAAGGTCCACACGGAATTCTCGTACAGCTTGCCGCTATCGTCTCCCGGATTGTCCTGGACCCTCTCTTCCTCTTCGCGGGCCTCGTCTTCTTCAGGAGAATAGACAACGGTGTATTCCTCTCGCTGCCAGGCGGGAACGTTCCCACCTCCGTCGATTCCGCGCAGCGACAATACGCCTGTAACATTAAGGCTCCGCATCGTCAGCAGATCGATATCAAAATTCTCAATCTCAACCCCGATTTCATCGAGCGAACTGACACGGGTCAGCGGCACCGTAATTTCAACGGGAATGGAATGCTCCAATTGCTGGGTAATGTCGTCTTCGCTCCGGTAAAGGCCTGTCAGCACCAGTTGTCCGTGCAGCTCCGCGCGGTCCTCGCGCTGGGTGACCTGAATATCGGGCAGCAGCTCAATTTCTTCCAGTTCGGCAATTCCCGGAAGGTCTTGAGGCAGATGAATTCGTTCATAAATGTCAAACCGCAGGCCGTGGGACTGGTCAAACACGGGAAACGTCCTCCTCCTTGGCATAATCTGACTCCGGGACAGGCCCGGAGCGCAAGCCCAAAATGTTACTCTCCCTATGTATATGCTCAGGGAATGGACGCATGACAGACGTTCGCGAAAAGCTCTTTCGGATCTTCTCCCGATCATCCGGTCATCCCGATTTTCACAGTGACTATCAATGGCAGCTCCATTTGGGGTACAATAGAATTAAAATAGCCCAGAAAAATTGGAGTTGTGATCAAAATGGCCAATAAGGAAGATGAAATCATTCTGACGCCGGAGGGCTACGCCCAGCTGGAAGAGGAACTGAAGGATCTCAAAACCGTTAAACGCAAAGAGCTGGCCGAACGTCTCAAGGTAGCAATCAGCTATGGAGACCTGAAGGAGAACAGCGAATATCACTCGGCCAAAGATGATCAGGCATTCATGGAGACCCGGATCAAGCAGCTTGAGAACATGCTGAAGTACGCCCGCGTCGTCAATGCGGACAGTCTGGATGCAACTACGGTGAACGTCGGCTCCATCGTCGTGCTGAACGATATCGAGTTCTCCGAACGGGTGGAGTACCGCATTGTCAGTCCAGCCGAGGCCGATGTCGCTGGCAACAAAATCTCGTACGAAAGCCCGCTAGGCAAAGAACTGCTTGGCAAATCGGCGGGAAGCACCATCAAGGTAGACGCCCCGGCCGGCCTGATCGAGTACGAGCTGCTGGAGATTCGTCTGGCTTAACAAGCGCCGCTCAGCGAGGCAACGGAAGAACGGCTTAAGCGCATAGCTTAACATTTCATATCAGATGAGGAAACATTCCTTATGGCGTCCTTAAGGCGCCGAGCGTTTACCAAGAAATAGAACATTAATGATAAGCGTGCAGCTTATAAATTCTTGTATTTAAAAAAGGATCAAAAGCCCCGGCGAGCAAGTCCGGTACGCTTTTGATCCTTTTCGTTATTAAGCTGAAGTATGCACTTACCGACTGGCCTCCAGCCTAGCACGCAGCTGCAGCATATCCTCCGGCCAGGGGTCGGCCGCTTCTATGGCCTCGCCGGTCCAGGGATGGGAGAACGCCAGGGATTCTCCGTGCAGCGCCTGCCGGTTCAGCCTGTGTCCGCCCGAAAGCTCCGGCCCCTGCGGACCTCCATACAATTCGTCGCCGTACAGGGGATGCCCCATGTGGCTGAGATGCACCCGAATTTGATGCGTGCGTCCCGTCTCAAGCTCCAGCCGAAGAAGCGTCGCTTCCCGCCAGGCCTCCTGCCAGACGATACGGGTCACCGCAGACTGTCCGCCGGGCGAAATCCGGCGGCGCGAAGCGTGATGGCGGTCGCGTCCGATCGGCAGGTCGATTACCCGAAGAGTCTTGGGCACTACCCCTTTCACAATGGCGGCGTATCTTCGGGAAATGTCTTTCCTGCGCATGGCCTCATCCAGCACGAGCTGGGCCAGTTCATTCTTCGCATACAGCACCGGTCCGGTCGTCTCCTTGTCGAGCCGGTGAATATGCCGGACGGCGCAGCTCTGTCCGGTGTAGGAGTAATGCGCAGCCACCGCATGATCCAGCGTCACTGCGCTGCCGCCGCTGCCGTCCGGATGCACAGCCATGCCGCTGGGCTTATGGACAACAAGACAGAAGTCGTCCTCGAACAAGACCTCAAGCTCATGCCAGAGCGGCTCGATTCCAGGCTCCCTGGACGGAAAGAGTGCCAGGCGCATCCGGTCGCCCTTGAGCTGGATTCCGTTCTCCCGTAAGAGCCGTGCAAGCAGCTTGTCTGGCATCCCGACCGTTTCGCCTAGCCACCGACAAGCAGCAGCCATCCGGTCCTCCGCCGTAAGAATGCTCCTGCCGGGCATTGTCTCCAGCCACTCGCCCCGGCGGACCCAACCCGGCCGCTTCGCCTGATTCTCCGGCTTCACAGCGACTTCAAGACGGCGCGATGGGCTTCCAGGGTATCGTCGATATCCTGTTCGCTGTGCGCCGCCGAAAGGAACATGCCCTCAAACTGCGAAGGCGGGAGGCTGATGCCACGCTCCAGCATTTTGCCGAAGTAGGTGCGGAACCGGGCAACATCGCTGCTCTTCGCCGTATCGTAATTCGTGACCGGCCCCTCCGAGAAGAACGGGCACACCATCGAACCGACGCGGTTCACGGTCAGCGGAATACCGGCTTCTTGGGCATTGGCATTCAATCCGGCTTCAAGGCGGGCGCCGAGAGCTTCCAGCCGGTCATAGACCGCCGGCGTCAGCAGCTTCAAGGTCGTGAGACCGGCAGCCATTGCGAGCGGGTTGCCGCTCAGCGTACCGGCCTGGTAGATCGGACCGGAAGGTGCGATTCTCTCCACGATCTCCCGGCGGCCGCCGTAAGCGCCGACCGGAAGACCGCCGCCGATCACCTTGCCGAAGCAGGTCAAATCCGGCGTGATGCCGAACAACCCTTGAGCGCAGCCGCGGTTCACGCGGAATCCCGTCATGACCTCGTCGAAGATCAGCAGCGCCCCGTAATTCAGCGTCAGATTCCGCAGCCCTTCCAGGAATCCGGGAAGAGGCGGAACGACGCCCATGTTGCCGGCGATCGGTTCAACGATAACGGCTGCAATATCTTCTCCGAACCGTTCAAAGGCCAGCTTGACCGATTCCAGGTCGTTATACGGAACGGCGATCGTATTGGACGCAATGCCCTCTGGCACGCCAGGACTGTCCGGCAGGCCGAGTGTGGCGACACCGGAGCCGGCCTTGATAAGCAAGCTGTCGCCGTGTCCGTGATAGGAGCCCTCGAACTTCAGGATTTTGCTTCTGCTCGTGTATCCCCGGGCCAGACGTATGGCGCTCATCGTCGCTTCCGTGCCGGAGTTGACCATCCGGACGATATCGACGGAATGGACCCGTTCGACCACCGTTTTGGCCATTTCCGTCTCCAGCAGCGTCGGCGCGCCGAAGCTTGTGCCCTTGGCTGCCGTCTCCTGCAGCGCCTGCACGACCTCCGGATGGGCATGGCCCATAATCAGCGGTCCCCAGGACAGGACGTAATCGATAAAGCTGTTGCCGTCGATATCATAGATCCGGGAGCCTTCACCCCGCTCCACATATACCGGAGTGAGTCCAACCGATTTGAACGCCCGGACCGGGCTGTTCACTCCACCGGGGATATAGCGTTTCGCCTCTTCGAACGCTGCCCGGGAAGCTTCTTCTCTGCGTGAAGTTGTTTCCATATCCATCCCTTCCCTCCTCCTTGTCTTAACCGGACCGTTATGTCCGCAATATTCCGTATCCTCTTCAGCGCCGGGCTTCTATTCACGCAGCCAGCGGACCGCATCCTTGGCGTGATAGGTGATGATCGTATCGGCGCCGGCCCGTTTCAGCCCCGTCAGGAGCTCGAGAACGATGGCTTTCTCATTGATCCAGCCCTGCTGTGCGGCTGCCTTCACCATGGAGTATTCGCCGCTGACATTATAAGCGACAAGCGGAAGGTCGAACTGGTCGCGAATGACCCGGATGACGTCCATGTAAGCCAGAGCCGGCTTCACCATCAGCATGTCGGCGCCCTCCAGCACATCGCTCTCCGCCTCGCGGATCGCTTCACGGACGTTGGCGGGGTCCATCTGATACGTCTTCCGGTCTCCGAACTGAGGCGCGGAATCCGCTGCTTCCCGGAAAGGTCCGTAGAAGGCGGAAGCGTATTTGACCGAATAGGACATAATCGGCACATGCTCAAAGCCCGCTTCGTCCAGCCCGGCGCGAATGGCCTGGACGAAGCCGTCCATCATATTCGACGGTGCGATAATGTCCGCTCCGGCCTTGGCCTGCGAGACCGCGGTCTGCGTCAGCAGCTCCAGACTGGCGTCGTTGATCACATCGCCATGCAAGACCCCGTCCACCGTATGGGTGTGCACCATACCGCAGTGGCCGTGGTCCGTGAATTCGCACAGGCAGGTGTCGGCGACAACGAGCAGTTCGGGATGCCACTGCTTGATAAGGCGGGTCGCCTCCTGTACAATTCCGTTCTCGTCAAAGCCGGAGGAGCCAATGGCATCCTTCGTCTCGGGGATGCCGAACAGCAGCACGGCGGGAATGCCGAGCGAGACGATCTCGTCCACTTCCTCCTTCAGCGTATCAAGCGAGAAATGGTAAACGCCAGGCATCGAAGCGATTTCCCGCTTCACGCCGGCTCCAAAGGTTACAAAGATCGGCTGGATCAAGTCCAGCGGGTTCAGTACCGTCTCACGCACCATGCCGCGAATCGCGGCGGAAGAGCGCAGACGGCGGTGACGCACGATTGGAAAGCTCATGAAAGGTTCCTCCTATAGTCGCTTCAGCTTCAGCTTCGTTCATTCGTTCCCATGTTCCCATAAACAGCAAGAAACCCCGGCCATCTGCCCTGCCAAGGCAGCGTAAGACGCTTCCTTCTGGCGGCAGACGGCTCAGGGTTAGGCGCGTACAGCTTTGGCGCCAGGACACCATTAGGCGCCCATATGACTATGAATCACGCGTCCGGACGACATTAGGCATGCATGACTTACGCGCCCGGACACCCAAGTAATCATGCAGGTTGTCCATTCACCGTTAACATGCATATTATTGGCAAGGTCATTGTTAAGTATATCACAGTGATTCCGGTGAATTTCAGACTATTTTATGAACGGGTCTTCAGCTATTCAGCCATTTCATAGAGGCTTCGGGATAGCGGAAACCCGCTGCCGCTCCCTTCGGCGCAGCTTCATCGATCAGTCTCAGCTCTTCGGAGGTCAGGCTGATTCCGGCCGCTTCAATGTTCTCCTCCAGATACGATCTGCGCTTGGTGCCGGGGATGGGCACAATATCGTCGCCGGCGCTGAGCAGCCAGGCAAGCGCCAGCTGTGAGGAACTGCAGCCTTTGTCCCGCGCGATTTCGCGAATCCGGTCCACAAGGTCCAGATTCTTCTTGAAATTCTCGCCCTGGAATCTCGGTGAGAACCGGCGGTAATCGCTCTCCTCCAAATCGTCGAACGATTGGATCTGGCCGCTCAGGAAGCCCCGGCCGAGCGGGCTGTACGCCACGAACCCGATGCCCGATTCGCGGCAGAACGGCAAAATTCCATCCTCCACATCCCGGCTCCACAGCGAGTATTCCGTCTGGAGCGCGGTGATCGGATGAACGGACTGCGCCCGGGCGATGGTCTTCACGGAAGCCTCGGACAGACCGAGATACCGGACCTTGCCGGCCTGTACCAGATCGGCCATAGCTCCAACCGTCTCCTCGATCGGCGTACCCGGATCGACCCGGTGCTGGTAATAGAGGTCAATATAATCGACCCCCAGCCGTTTCAGGCTGGCGTCGCAGGCCTGCTTCACATACTCGGGGCGGCCGTTGACGCCAAGCATCGCGCCGTCGGCGGAACGGACATTGCCGAACTTGGTCGCCAGAACGACGCTGTCCCGCCGTCCCTTGATCGCCCGTCCGACCAACTCCTCGTTACGGCCCACACCGTACATATCCGCCGTATCGAGAAGAGCCACACCTAAATCAAGCGCGTGGTGAATGGTCCTGATGGATTCCTCGTCATCCCGCCCGCCGTAGAACTCGGACATTCCCATACATCCCAGACCCAGCGCCGATACTTCAAGCCCCGTTTTGCCCAATACGCGTTTCTCCAAATTCATTCCCTCTTTTCCCGATTAGGATGTGAAATAAGTGGCAACGTTATGTCCTTCATTTTACTCCGATCCGAAGGTAAACGCATCTTCGTGCCCGCCAGCCATACCGCTGATCCGACATCCGCTTCCCTGCTTCCGCCAGCCATGCCGCCGATCCAATACCGACTTCCCTGCTTCCGCCGCCGTGCCGCCGATCCAACATACCGACTTCCGCTTCTAGAAGGAGAACGACAGCTGCTCCAGCGGCGGCTCATCTGCCGGTTCTGCCACACCTCTGTCCGTATGTGCTTCCTGACGCATGGCTTGCTCCCGTTCCATAGAGCTTTCCGCAGGCAGACTCCGGCAGGCCGGGCGTTCGCGGTTCTTCCGAAGCTCCGGGCCATACCTGCGATGCAGACTGTCCAGCAGCCGCGACATTCTCCCGCGGTATTCGTCATCCGCATAACCGCCTCCTGCGTACAGCCGGAGGTACGGCATAAGCAGATCGGGATATTCCTCCTTTAGCGTGCGGAAATACCAGTTTTTGACCTCCGGCGACAGACGCAGCAGCGACGTCATGACGGAACCGGCCCCTGCCTCTACTGCGGTATGGAAGAGCTCCTCCAATTCATCCTCGCTATCCGTGAGCAGAGGAAGAATTGGCGCAATGAACACATTCGTCGCAATGCCATCCTCCGCAAGACGATGCAGCAGCTTCACCCTCTTGGACGGAAGAGGGGCAGCAGGCTCCAATCGCCGCGCAATTCCATCATTCAAGGTGTTCAGACTGATATTAACCGACAGCGACGGCATTCGCTTCAGCAGCTCCAGATCCCTTAGAATCAGCGGGGAGCGTGTCGTCACCGAAGTCCGGATTTCGTACCTTGCCAGCACCTTCAGGCATTGCCGGGTGAGCAGAGCCTTGCTCTCCACCGGCTGGTAAGGGTCCGTCACCGTTCCGATCATAACCTCGCCAACCTCCTCCCGCATGGCCGCAAGATCATGCTTGAACCGCTTGGCAAGACGCGCCAGTTGTTCCTCAAGCGCCTCCGCCGCATTCGTCTTGAGCAGGATGTGATTCTGGAAATCGTCGTCACCCTTTCGGTCAAGGAAGCCCTGAAAACCCCGGGCAAAACAGTAGCTGCAGGCATGCGCACATCCCCGGTACGAATTGATTGACCAGCCGAAAGGCATCCGTTCCTCTTTCACACGCGTCATACCCGTCTTAGTCGTCACTTGCTCGTAGGTTTTCGGCATCTTCCGCCCCTCCAAATCAGAACATTTGTTCTTATTATATCATGCGACTCCGCAAAAATACACTGGCCAGGGGAACATAGATCCAACCTGTTTCTTCCGATGCAATTAATGCGACCATTTTCAGGCATCGCAAAAAACCGGCGCCATCCGGCCCCGGTTCCGCAGCATATCCGTTCCATATTCGTTTATCTGCTCTAACCATTCTGTTCAATCATTTTGCTCATTCTGTTCACCAAGGCCCTTGAGAGGTTACAGCTTCCGCAAGTCTTCATTCCACCGGCACAGCGCGTCCACAAGCGAATCGATCGTCGCTTCTTCAGCCAACAGTCCCGGCTTAAGTCCAGCCTCTGCGGCGGTCTTCTCCGTCTGCGGACCGATGCAGGCGATCTTGACCGGCTCAAGCAGCGGCAGCGGGTCTGGGGTCCCCATCCGCTTCAGTATATCCAGGAAGTTCCGCACGGTCGAAGAGCTAGTGAAGGTAACGGCATGAATCCGCCCTTCCTCCAGCAGCTTCAGCAGCTCGTCATCGTCCTCGCCAGTCACAACGGTCTCGTAAGTGTCGATCACCGTCACCTCGAGCCCGATTTCAGTCAGCTTCACGGGCAGCCAGTCCCGCGCGAGATCACCGCGCGGAAGCAGAACCTTCTGGCCCGGCTTCAGCTCGCCTTGGAAGGCCTCGATCAGGCCTTCCGCCCGGAAGCGCGCCGGCAGCTCTTCGGCGATCAGGCCGCGCTGCGCCAGCGCCTCCGCCGTTGCCGGGCCTACGGCCGCAAGGCGGGCGCCGTGAAGGCCGCGGATGTCTACTCTCCGCTCCGTCAGATGGCGGAAGAAGAAATCGACGCCGTTGGGACTGGTGAAGAACACCCAGTCATATTCCGGCAGACGGGACAGCGCCGAAGCAATGGCTTCCCGTTTCCCGGCATCCTGCGGCATTACCGTCTCGATAACGGGGAACTCATAGGGTTCGCCCCCAAGATCCTCGATTCTCTCCACCAGCTCGCTCGCCTGGCTGCGGGCGCGGGTGACGACGATCCGCCGGCCGAACAGCGGAAGCTGCTCGGCCCATTTCAATTCCTCCCGCTGCCGGACGACCTCGCCGACAACGATGACCGCCGGCGGCTGAAGGTCCGCCGCCAGCACCCTCTCCTCGATGTCGGCGAGCGTGCCGGTGAGCGTCTCCTGCTCCGCCCGGGTTCCCCAGCGGATCAGCGCTACCGGCGTTTCCGGCGGACGGCCGTGCCGGATCAGATTATCGCGAATATAGCCGATCTTCGCGACGCCCATCAGGAAGACGAGCGTACCCGTCGCGTTCGTCACCTTATCCCAGTGAATCGAGCGGTCGAGCTTGTCCGGGCTCTCATGCCCGGTAATGATAGAGAGTGAGGAAGCATAGTCACGATGAGTGACAGGGATGCCGGCATATGCCGGTACGCTGATCGCCGAGGTGATGCCCGGCACGATCTCATACGGAATGCCATTGCGCCGAAGAAGCTCGGCCTCCTCGCCCACCCGGCCAAATATCGTCGGGTCGCCGCCCTTCAGCCGGACAACCGTCTTGCCCTGCAAGGCCAGATCGACGAGCAGCTGGTTGATTTCCTCCTGCTTCATCGTGTGCCGGTCGGGCAGCTTGCCGACATATATTTTCTCCCCGCCGGCAGGCATCCATTTCAGGAGCCGCGGACTCGCAAGCCGGTCATAGACCAGCACATCCGCTTTCTTGATGCAATCCATTCCTTTAATCGTAATCAGCCTGGCGTCTCCGGGACCTGCTCCCACCAGATAGACCTTCCCCTTCATCTCCTCATCCCCTTAGCTGTGACAGAATGCTCTCCGCTCCTTTGGCGATCAGCGCCTCCGCCACCTGTTCCCCGAGCGTGACCGGATCGGTCCCGGTGCGAGTCTCTTTCAAAATTCGAGCTCCATCCGGCGTACCCACCATTCCGGTAAGCGTCAGGCTCCGTTCTCCCTCACCAGCGCCGCTGGCAATTCCCTCAGCTGCAAGGGTGGCAAAAGCGCCGATCGGCACCTGGCAGCCACCGTTCAGCACACTAAGGAAACGGCGCTCCGCAGCGACGGTAAGGGCGGTATCTTCATCATTATATAATAACAGGAGCTTCCGCAATTCGGAATCTTCTTCTCTGCATTCGATGCCGAGAGCACCTTGGCCCACGGCAGGCAGACAGTCCTGCGGAGGCAGGTACTCTGTCACGCGGTCCTGCCAGCCCATTCGCGTCAGTCCGGCGGCTGCAAGCAGAATGGCGTCATACTCGCCGCTCTCCAGCTTCTTCAGCCGGGAATCGATGTTGCCCCGGACCGGCTGGATGTCCAGATCGGGGCGCAGCGCCGCCAGCTGGCTGGACCGCCGCAGACTGCTCGTTCCGACCTTGGCTCCCTGGGGCAGCCCGGCCAGTCTCTGGCCGCCGCGTGTAATCAGGCAGTCGCGGGGATCAATCCGCCGAGGCACCGCCCCATTGATTAACCCATCGGGCAGTTCGGACGGCATATCCTTCATGCTGTGCACAGCCATGTCGATCTCCCCATCCAGCATCGCCTGTTCAATCTCCTTGACGAACAGTCCCTTGCCGCCGACTTTGGAGAGCGTAACGTCGAGAATGCGGTCGCCTTTCGTGACGATTTTTTTCACCTCAAATTTAAAAGCAAAGCCGTGCTCGGCGCAGAGCCGCTCCAAATCCGCGATCACCTGTCCCGTCTGTGTCAGCGCAAGCGCGCTCTGTCTGCTGCCTACCATTATCGTTCGCATGCCTTATTCCTCCCGATTTTGGGCGATCCAGGATGCTATCCGCTCCGGACCCCATTCCATAAACGTTCCGGCCCGGATTTCGTCCAGCACCTCAAGCGTGCCCAGCTTCTTAAGCAGGGCTTTTCGAATCTCCGGCGATGTCTCCCGGCGTTTGATTTCCCTGCGCATCTCGTACAAAAAATCCAGATACTGCTCGTACTCCCCGCCGATCGTATCGTCCAGCAGCTTTGTGATCCGGGCCGCAACGCCGGGCCCCGAGCCAGAGGTCGACACCGCCACGGTCAGCCGTCCTCTGCGGAATACGCCGGGCGTAATGAAGCTGCCCGCCTCGCCGTGGCTTCCTACGTTGACGGGTATGCCGAGAGCATCCGCCTCCCGGGCGACGGCTTCGTTGACTTCACGGTCGCCGGTCGCCGCATATACAAGAAAAGCCCCTCGGGTATCCCCAGGAGCATAATGGCGGTTCAACCACAAGAGTGAAGAGCGCCCGGCCAGTTCGCTCAGCACTGGAGTCAGCGCCGGACTGATTACCGCAACATCGGCTCCAGCTTCCAGAAGACCCAGCGTTTTACGCTCCGCCACCTTGCCGCCGCCGATCACCACGCATTTTCGACCCCGAACATCCAGCATGACCGGCAAATATATCGTCTCCAACAGCTACTCCCCTCCCCAGCGGTGAAACCGGGACCATGAATTCAGCAAAAAATTCAGGATGATGAATCCGTAGCCCGATACCGCCCAGCGCGCAATCACAATTCCGGAGTACCGTCCGGAACGCCTGATCACATAATAGGTTATGTAAATCCCAAGCCCGATAAGCGTGGACAGCACCTTCAAATCCAGAAACAGCTTGAGACGGCCTTCCGAAATAATGGAGATGCCTGCGACAATCAGCGATCCGGCCAGAAGAGGCATGCCGGCCAGCACCGAAGTATAGGAATACTGGTCCAGAATTTCCAGGCTCGGCAATCTTCTGACAGGGTCGCTCCACTTCTTGTGCTTTAATCTGGCGTGTAAAAACAAATACATCACAGCAAACACTGCCCCCAGTGTCAACGCGGCAAAGCTCAGATTCGCCAAAATCACATGAAGCGACAGCCAGCCGTGCACCGCTTCCCAGCTCTGCAGCTTATGGTCTTCCGCCGTCAGCCAGAACCGGTTCAGCAGGAAGACGCTAAAGCCAGCCGTCCCAAGAAGCAGTACAGTAAATTCAAAGCGCTTCATCAGGCTTAAGACGAGTGATACGAGCACAATCGTGTAGGAGAAACCGAACAGAAAGTCATAGGGGGTAAAGACCGGCAGCCCTCTCACCTCGTAAAAGCGGATGCCGAGTCCTGCACTCTGCAGAAGGCCTGTCATAACAAGAAGCCCTGTGCCCAGCCGCTTCCGTTCCGGATTCCGCTTAACGCAGTCCGAGAAATAAAACAGCAGGCTCAGGGCGTACAGCAGCAGAGCTGCGTTGTATATTCCGTTAAGATCACTTGTCACATGCCGACATCCTTCCTAGAGGCCGGCCGGGGCAAAGGGAGCCGGCTTCATAGCACCGC includes these proteins:
- a CDS encoding GntR family transcriptional regulator yields the protein MILTLDFKSDTPIYVQLRNAIVVAIGKGELQDGERLPTIRQLAQELGVNVMTVNKAYAILKNEGFLSIDRRHGAAVTRPDGGDAVYKEKLERELTLVISEAALKGIGRQEFQSLCSGIFAALAAGPQTLTE
- a CDS encoding aldo/keto reductase produces the protein MEKRVLGKTGLEVSALGLGCMGMSEFYGGRDDEESIRTIHHALDLGVALLDTADMYGVGRNEELVGRAIKGRRDSVVLATKFGNVRSADGAMLGVNGRPEYVKQACDASLKRLGVDYIDLYYQHRVDPGTPIEETVGAMADLVQAGKVRYLGLSEASVKTIARAQSVHPITALQTEYSLWSRDVEDGILPFCRESGIGFVAYSPLGRGFLSGQIQSFDDLEESDYRRFSPRFQGENFKKNLDLVDRIREIARDKGCSSSQLALAWLLSAGDDIVPIPGTKRRSYLEENIEAAGISLTSEELRLIDEAAPKGAAAGFRYPEASMKWLNS
- the hemL gene encoding glutamate-1-semialdehyde 2,1-aminomutase, whose product is METTSRREEASRAAFEEAKRYIPGGVNSPVRAFKSVGLTPVYVERGEGSRIYDIDGNSFIDYVLSWGPLIMGHAHPEVVQALQETAAKGTSFGAPTLLETEMAKTVVERVHSVDIVRMVNSGTEATMSAIRLARGYTSRSKILKFEGSYHGHGDSLLIKAGSGVATLGLPDSPGVPEGIASNTIAVPYNDLESVKLAFERFGEDIAAVIVEPIAGNMGVVPPLPGFLEGLRNLTLNYGALLIFDEVMTGFRVNRGCAQGLFGITPDLTCFGKVIGGGLPVGAYGGRREIVERIAPSGPIYQAGTLSGNPLAMAAGLTTLKLLTPAVYDRLEALGARLEAGLNANAQEAGIPLTVNRVGSMVCPFFSEGPVTNYDTAKSSDVARFRTYFGKMLERGISLPPSQFEGMFLSAAHSEQDIDDTLEAHRAVLKSL
- a CDS encoding RluA family pseudouridine synthase, translating into MPGRSILTAEDRMAAACRWLGETVGMPDKLLARLLRENGIQLKGDRMRLALFPSREPGIEPLWHELEVLFEDDFCLVVHKPSGMAVHPDGSGGSAVTLDHAVAAHYSYTGQSCAVRHIHRLDKETTGPVLYAKNELAQLVLDEAMRRKDISRRYAAIVKGVVPKTLRVIDLPIGRDRHHASRRRISPGGQSAVTRIVWQEAWREATLLRLELETGRTHQIRVHLSHMGHPLYGDELYGGPQGPELSGGHRLNRQALHGESLAFSHPWTGEAIEAADPWPEDMLQLRARLEASR
- the greA gene encoding transcription elongation factor GreA — its product is MANKEDEIILTPEGYAQLEEELKDLKTVKRKELAERLKVAISYGDLKENSEYHSAKDDQAFMETRIKQLENMLKYARVVNADSLDATTVNVGSIVVLNDIEFSERVEYRIVSPAEADVAGNKISYESPLGKELLGKSAGSTIKVDAPAGLIEYELLEIRLA
- the hemB gene encoding porphobilinogen synthase, with the protein product MSFPIVRHRRLRSSAAIRGMVRETVLNPLDLIQPIFVTFGAGVKREIASMPGVYHFSLDTLKEEVDEIVSLGIPAVLLFGIPETKDAIGSSGFDENGIVQEATRLIKQWHPELLVVADTCLCEFTDHGHCGMVHTHTVDGVLHGDVINDASLELLTQTAVSQAKAGADIIAPSNMMDGFVQAIRAGLDEAGFEHVPIMSYSVKYASAFYGPFREAADSAPQFGDRKTYQMDPANVREAIREAESDVLEGADMLMVKPALAYMDVIRVIRDQFDLPLVAYNVSGEYSMVKAAAQQGWINEKAIVLELLTGLKRAGADTIITYHAKDAVRWLRE
- a CDS encoding LysM peptidoglycan-binding domain-containing protein, encoding MFDQSHGLRFDIYERIHLPQDLPGIAELEEIELLPDIQVTQREDRAELHGQLVLTGLYRSEDDITQQLEHSIPVEITVPLTRVSSLDEIGVEIENFDIDLLTMRSLNVTGVLSLRGIDGGGNVPAWQREEYTVVYSPEEDEAREEEERVQDNPGDDSGKLYENSVWTFGEGATEEEDQEDHSFPGISAIPDNDQGETVLTLSGDWNEGTGEAESFSVNEVAQEVAKLSGTPGYPAAESVKRLGQTAADSEWERLKDADKTESAADESAEEADNKETLAFIEDETSVPTVDPEEESAVHTAIIPPEQPVLSEEKPNLKIALGSKKEGLDKESEPLTFSSLLSSGRNQGEAEETPEEKTAARVPAADDEKSDEREWKSRFVRGQESEAFRKVRLCIVQREETLDSIAEKYQLSARELVLYNRLPGQTVEEGQVLYIP